A stretch of DNA from Xyrauchen texanus isolate HMW12.3.18 chromosome 36, RBS_HiC_50CHRs, whole genome shotgun sequence:
cataatggtctttatactttacaaactttatattctatcccctaaacctaaccctcacagaaaactttctgcatttttacattttcaaaaaacataatttagtatgatttagaagctgttttcctcatggggaccgacaaaatgtccccacaaggtcaaaaattttgggttttactatccttatggggacatttggtccccacaaagtgataaatacacgctcacacacacacacacacagacacacacacacacacacacacacacacacacacacacacacacacacacacacacacacacgcgcgcacacacacacacacacacacaaataatgtcCTCTAAAAGGCCTTTGTGCATTGTATAGTAGTAAGTTGAGCAGGTAATGGGGACTCACCGAGTTAATGCGTACATAATTTCGGAAAATACAAAATTACCCAAAGAAAAGGTCATAGCGTATCTCATCATTAGGGTTCCCAGAGGGAGTGGCATAACAGTGATCCATCAGAACATTCCACCTTTGGGGGAAACACAGTCATTTTTTCTATCAATGGGAGTCTAATCTCAAATCTCTGTTGCAACAAAATAGAATTGGTTAATAGTGGCCCGGAGCTCAAGAACTGAGTATTTACTCAAGAAATCAAGTGAGATTTTCTCACAATTTATACCACTAACCTCTACATAAATCCTTACACAGGCTAACTAATACTAACTTACTATGATGTGATATAGATTTACAGatgaattaattattaatatttcataaattttaaatgtaacatgcAAAAAAGGTGCATAAAGAAATGTCTGCGTTGCatttcaacccaaaatgaaaagaaagtaaCTATAATTTACATAAAGgttttacataaaaaagtaagcctatttttttttttttttttttttttatgtaatactgTTTTAATCACAATTAAGCACATTCCACACTAAATTCTCATTACtttgatatgtgtgtgttttttttccttttttcttttttatgaaatcagcataaattaaattcagCAAGACAAGGGTGCATCTCAATTAGTTCCCTAGATCAGTAGGGCACTGATCAGTGAGTGGGCTATTTCTAAGACTGTCCCAATcgcaaaatcattccagtgcactgaaacattaGCTCCCTAaaaaatcccagaatgcaccataaaaaccagggagcatcattgctcactatgttcccacATCAAAAACATTCTACAAGTGTAAAAGTGTAAAGAGATGCCGTTTGTAATATCTTCAGTCCATATAATGGTCATGAAAATGAAACAATGAGTTTTAAGAAGTTTTGTATAGAGTTTAAGAAGTGCTTCTTTTCTCTTTCATAAAAGACTGTACGTTTGAATATCTACCACAAAATGAACGACAGTGTCATTTGTACAGTGATGGTGTTGATTGATACCAGCTGTGTTTAAATGCGCAACCTCATTATACTTTTGCAGGTGATTGAGTCGTAAGTGTCTCAATGTTCAttggatgaacacccttgccagtgcctgAATTCGTGTTCACATtatactgattcacaacatagggagctagggagcGATATGAGGCGCACCCAAGTACTACCATGATGTGCTTTATCACATTGTAATGGACATAGTCACAGTCATCCAAACATATATTTCTCTGTACTCTAAGACGATATACCTCCTGTCCAGATTCGTAGCCTTAACTGCCGCAAACACGCGAGTCTTCAAAGACAGGCCAGACATGGGTATAGAGATCAGCTGACTGAAGGTTGAATCCTGTTCAAATTTTAGAAGAAAGTTATCATcataacataaacaaaaacacattaaaaatatcctatgtttttaatgtatttttatattgtataaaaatataatgtaatataatgtaatatttatattaatatttgtgCTGTTTTCTGAGTAAATAAACCACAGAGGTCACTCACATTGTGAAGAACTAAACTGAGAGTGCTCAGGAAAGTGCCATTGTTGTCCTTTACTGATATTGCAGCAGATGAGCTGGTAAAGGAGATCAATAAATTGTTGTCTATTCACAGCAGAAAGTATCAACAAAGCAGGAATTAATCTGCTCTTGTTTAAAAGTGTACTGAGAGCATGTTGTGCATTTTCATAGGTTGATAAGGAAATAAGATAAAGAATATCTTTGAGTGCAATTTTGGGGAAACTTCttcacataaacataaaaatgaaaattctgtcatcatttactcatcctcatgttattctaaacctgtatgacttctgttgaacacaaaagacttttaaagaatgttgacgctgatctttttccatacaatcagAGTGAATGGTGATGGAGgctatcagtccctaacattctgcctagcaaCTCCACAAAAGTAAGAACGAAATCCatacaacaacatgagggttaaggCAAGGCCAAGATGGGTTTCAGAACTATAGTAGTGACAATTAGGGTGTTACATCATCACACAGAAAAACTGACTTACGATGCAAGCTGGCTGTTGTTGAGCAGGTACTCCAGAGGATAACTGCAGCTAAATTTATACAGCAGACCTGGAAGGTAGCTGATGACAGTAGGAGGGTCTGGGGTGTCAATGTAGCCCGAAATATTCCCTGTCTGCACCATGGAGATGTTCCCATAAGCATTGTATCCCTGAGCTGTAGAAACCTGCACACacattgaaaaatatttatagctCAAAATGTTCccttaatttaaatataatttgcatAAGGGAAATCACCATATTTATCTTATCTTTAACagctttattaaattacattagcAGTTCTAGCAGATCCAGTGATTATATCAGTTACTTTAtgtaatacagtatttattaacacacacaaaaaatatattgtacaaaAGGTAATTCTGACACAGGTTCAGCCATGAATACTCTCTGAAAGATTTCACATGttaatatgggtttgaaatatcgataggatattggtcttggcagactagatctgttATGGTGCTGCAGCTGAAGAACAAGTACGGAGACTTGcaactgctagaacatacacagacatactgagtcaagcatgtggacatgctgctgctactGTTGCACAATTAGACCAAGCAAAAGACATACTACCTTGAGAAtggtggacatgctgctgcacaaactgACCAAcaaacaatccccatgtagcagatatAGACAAGTggagctggggtggaggtggATTTCAGAGAAAAACTCTTGCAGTGTGCTGCAGTGAATCTGGCTTATCTGCTAAACTGAGCTATTTAAATGTTgcacaaagagagagacacaatTTGTTTGGCTACCCGTTTGGCTAAGTAGTGATGCAAAACAGAACTTTAGTGGTACTGTGGCACAATATGGTATCAGATAGTAATTCCATGACACTTAAGCACATCTGCACCGGAAACTGCAGTTAAAAATTCACATATGTTAGGTTTTAAAGCtcaaatgcaattaaataaagAGTAGGAAAGCTTACAGTCAAGAAGGAAATATTTCTGGAAAATCTTTTTATTTAGAGGCCAAAGTGCAATAGGCAAAATGTGACaggttacaatttttttttgtgctattcTTTCATCTGTGTTATAGAGTTAAACATGCAAACTGGGCTCTATTTTAAACCAGATTTCTTACCGTAAGTGGTCTAATACATTTAGAACATATCTCCATGATACTAACATGTGTTAAAGAATGATTATATTTGAGGAGTACCATGGTACTCCACAGTACTTAAAAAAATATCATAGTAGTCTATTACCATGGAACAGTATCATGTCAAAAaatcatgataataccatggtacttgttTGTAAGTGTAATGCATTTCTTACCACCAGCGAGTTCCCACAGGCCTCCAGAGTGCTCAGACTGATGCTGAAAAGCACAGCTGTGGGGAAGGTGTTGTTGTTTATGAAGCCTCGACATTGGACATCTCCATGACGACCATTCAGTGCCAGGTCAGCATCCGTGTATCCAGAGTACAGCACAGGGCACAGGTTAATCTTCAGTGTGATAGTCTGTACACCACAGTAAACACTAATATCTCTCTCACCTCGaggggaaaaaagagagaaagagaaaatgttAAAAACAAGAAATTAAAACCTCAAAATCCTGTATCTGCTGCTTTTGGAGACAACATTCTTTACAAAACATGTGCTCATATCAAATAAGAATATATAGTGGGatttcaaaagtctgagaccactagtgaaaatacttttattttaaaatgttcttcttTAATATTTCTTTCCCCAAATAACATTATATCATTAGGATAAAAaattgagtgaaaagttgaagtgaaaaaaataaataacatatatttcagaatgtttttggtttgttccccttttgctttaatgacatcaCACTCTTCAACTGTCattgactccacaagtttgtacaAAACTCGATGATCTGTGTCATCCAGCATGatctgagaatgttccaaagagcatcttatgtgctcttttgtacaaaggagtaaACACGGTCAGTGCCACAAATTTGTTTATGTGATTATTTGCCTAGAAATAGTGAAGAACCTTAAAAAgcagggtacaacagggctaaacaCACATGGAAATGTAGCTTTTTTCTGATCACAAAGTGTATcaaaattggaaaaaaataaatacatttattttattgaatattcATGGAGCAATGTAATTTGtgttaaaaagaaataataacagaatgtaaagttttttttaaggtTGTGAGGGAGCGATTTACCCCACACTTGGTGTAAAAGGACCCCAGGGGGGTTAAAGTGATATGTAAATAAAGGGAAAATAGTTATAGGGCAACATTTGTCAGTGTAAGGAAAggcttttgagacagcaagatgtttttttgagtaacaaataaaGATTGAACTTATTCCCTTTAATTATTGCACAGTTATTAAAAactttgatttaatcaccttgaacaaaattgaaaattataaataagtattttgtctgaaaatatgattatttcagggattctcattagctacatacatttgcaacatttaaatgattcaatattagatcaaatgacCTCAAAATCATACTTTAGACACTGCACACAATAATATCCAATAATATGGATCAGGAATGTTTTGCAGtctatagtgacaaacaggtgttaataACATCAAAAGTGCCTTATACCCCAGAGGCCTTTAGCCCCCTTTtaccctatttatttatttatttaaatagcaccTTCTAGCAATttagcacaaagtgcttcacaaaatataaaatgaaaacacaCTTAGTAAAACAAGCACAAAATTCTTCACAAAAAACCAAACACACTCAGTAAAACAAAaggttaaaacaaaaaaattgtaaaagCAAGTCTATACAAGCAAGTTTTTAAACATGtcttaaaaacagacacagattgAGCAGATCTAATTTCCAAGGGCAGGCTGTTCCATAATCGTGTGGCCTTCACTACAAATGCTCTACCAGTTTTGTTTTAATCTTGATCTTGTAATAGCCAATAGTTCACGACAAGAAGATCTAAGAGGTCGAACTCTAAATAATCTGGAGCCAACCCATGTAATGCCTTTTATGTAATTAATACAATCTTAAAATCAACCCTAAAATGAATTGGTAACCATTGCAAAGaagctaaaactggagtaattttatttaaagacCTAGTTTGTCTTGAAAATCTAGCTGCAGTATTTTGCACTGACTGTAGccatctgcatagcaatgaaaaTTTATTAAGGATTTTCAAATCACAGAACCAAGAGGTAACATATAGAGAAAACAAAATGAGCCCTAACAAGGATCCTTGCAGAACACCATCATTTAATGTTGAAGAGGAGGACATCTTATTTCCAACAGACACTACAAATTTCCAATTTGAGAAATAGGAAACAAACCAGTCTAAAGCCAACCCAGATATTCCCACCCATCTCTTCAACGTatcaattaaaactgaataatcaaCTGTATCAAACGCTGCAGTTAAATCAAGAAACACTAAAATGGAGCActcattttatataatttcattgtttaaaatttatgtattaacattttctgtgtatttccaggtttaaattagaatttgttttccagattttcaatgtggtctcagaattTTGGACCCCACTATTTCTCTAATATAGAAGTAATGATACGTCGTGTTTACATTCTGAGATAACAGGAATTTTGGGTGTTGATTTCTTACCAGGAAATCTGCTGTGGTAGTTTGGATCAC
This window harbors:
- the zpld1b gene encoding zona pellucida-like domain-containing protein 1, with protein sequence MEWICVPLVLFSGIPLALTQFNGFNCDPNYHSRFPGERDISVYCGVQTITLKINLCPVLYSGYTDADLALNGRHGDVQCRGFINNNTFPTAVLFSISLSTLEACGNSLVVSTAQGYNAYGNISMVQTGNISGYIDTPDPPTVISYLPGLLYKFSCSYPLEYLLNNSQLASSSAAISVKDNNGTFLSTLSLVLHNDSTFSQLISIPMSGLSLKTRVFAAVKATNLDRRWNVLMDHCYATPSGNPNDEIRYDLFFGCYKDPQTTVFENGKSQVGRFAFEVFRFVKHKNQKMSTVFLHCVTKLCRADDCAMLMPICGKRRRRDTPMDDHVVSGSSSGDAVITAGPIITRSDETPTNNSQLVNNSSQQLNNVTSALISGVVVLGVISLGLFVLSLWLLKKPSSSSLTGVWNPSFR